In Seriola aureovittata isolate HTS-2021-v1 ecotype China chromosome 17, ASM2101889v1, whole genome shotgun sequence, a genomic segment contains:
- the svilc gene encoding supervillin isoform X2 has translation MDAMENPVLEPRSERIARYKAERRRELAERFGNTEELPSKWVRRDGKEVHEPATQAHRGMLNLDDLSERVNGRTQGVTNGLEADTPAESSYLGRQGSQDSASMLSGEGHHVPGGLVAPQLHTRVSVGQLRSALLQQTGSGAQPEKVCPDTGRATTSLDLAVKPGSEGGRRRTRRYLPGGSGGGRKTSERFRTQPITANEMEESSGMLDAEEEENCKADVKTDDRAKMSVAAKMSLFKELEKSAAPEASAFLKPRSGSVCHERRVRRGNDHRFLTQPITCEEMVAISAPKPALPVESQCVQGESEEDADESCRLSMSEKLALFNNLSLPGRQGAAQPDGPPERRRQKGARYRTQPITVEEVNLLQKGPVQLPAFCLSPHLSDRQQASSVNLKPSEVRLSKPRPDTEPGPGQQGQQRHDSEPGLRGILKKSRSGGSEWSRTEDGQADAPYIHEQNGGGCGETVIQGRMEGTERQEIAAAPRRERCEASSAEGVSVTAAPWRQRARNRRETIACTPIIVSTEQDAPREERPCQAKLQEQLGSSVEYSSDTTGRVLQQDEEGTARKINEETTATGRVQVTLVDSTSKLQETTSISSSKEESENPHAESVNAHCWTNLSFEAQEVPSPTKNPAQPQWRQKGKAVEDGAFQTDRAEEYDAQQEREERETGHTASREADTNETSDNKRTCTEAPVCAYEETSLQPAMEFEAPQSSPLSVPPPEAKEEALADESGAFDGGFYSDQSSPSTCAPPPCGDGAATENEQDLAVLCQTNTPILTSAVAEHRRSVRPSRRTQGSRNPLRALAAREDIRQDYMGERVNTSAEEQIQTEKKSKNSSVADSHPVRSEDAVFSSDAATTKSYPPFSSLMLVHIKGRRHVQVRLVEPSVRSLNSGDCFLLVTPENCILWSGEFASEQEKAKASELASFIQSQRDLGCQASQVVQLEEGLNSDSSVAADFWSLLGGRTHYRGAGAPEEDEFFERGVVESNCVYRLVENRLVPHEQAWASIPTISLLGSTEALVFDFGSEVYLWHGQDVSFSSRNVALQLTHQVWVGAYDYSNCRVNPLDPTQCNPSIQLRGEGRPSWALFGVLSERNETSLFREKFKDWTGGSGDREEALLNKETQSVPVQASQSISPASDLLSPCDAKALVTGQSLEGDGLVHSVLGGLDVQRGHGVITLEEGRQMELKTVAIDTWHVQEFDDSEIPVASTGQLHERDSYVIRWTYSVSTVDKTNSSEDGSSSPGQKENTAFFLWRGRHSSVSGRDTAAFLSIGMNNLEESQVVVPQGKEPPCFLQLFQGGLVIHKGRREEASTNAVEWRLFCVQGELPEEGSLLEVDCCCAGLRSRGSVVLLNSQQGVLYLWTGCKTQASTREVSKRAVECLTQMCPPELGLSTGSPVKVEVVEEGSEPADFWTALGQMDRKAYDCMLQDPGKYNFTPRLFHLSASSGSFQGEELQSPGRLPGLVMAMPFVQESLYSVQQPALFLLDNRLEVYLWQRGQPEQTESSASAWSRWHNERRCAMQTALQYCKEMNPRRPPQAYLILEGSEPLTFTNVFPHWERSLGPHTQGDTGRVKLTLVQDALAQLMKTQYPLEELLRSPLPEGVDPQQLEVYLSDQDFQTILELKRDEYASLPSWKQIDLKKSKGLLC, from the exons ATGGACGCCATGGAGAACCCGGTCCTGGAGCCCAGGTCAGAGCGGATCGCTCGCTACAAGGCCGAGAGGAGGCGAGAACTGGCTGAGCGTTTCGGCAACACGGAGGAACTGCCATCCAAGTGGGTGAGGAGGGATGGGAAGGAGGTGCACGAGCCGGCAACCCAAGCCCACAGAGGGATGTTGAACTTGGACGACCTGAGTGAAAGAGTGAACGGCAGGACGCAAGGGGTTACAAATGGATTAGAGGCAGACACTCCTGCAGAGTCCAGCTACCTGGGAAG GCAGGGTTCCCAGGACTCTGCCAGCATGCTGAGTGGGGAGGGGCACCACGTCCCTGGTGGACTCGTTGCCCCACAGCTCCACACTCGGGTGTCGGTAGGCCAGTTGAGAAGTGCCCTCCTGCAGCAGACGGGGAGCGGAGCGCAGCCCGAGAAAGT CTGCCCAGATACTGGGCGAGCCACGACCTCTCTGGACTTGGCTGTGAAGCCGGGCTCCGAGGGGGGCCGGCGCCGCACGCGCCGCTACCTCCCCGGTGGGTCCGGTGGCGGTCGCAAGACCAGCGAACGCTTCAGGACACAGCCGATCACAGCCAATGAGATGGAGGAGAGCAGCGG gatgttggacgcagaggaggaggagaactgTAAAG CTGATGTGAAAACAGACGACAGAGCCAAAATGAGTGTGGCAGCCAAGATGTCTTTGTTTAAA GAGCTGGAGAAGTCTGCAGCCCCCGAGGCCTCGGCCTTCCTGAAGCCTCGGTCAGGCAGCGTCTGCCATGAGCGCAGGGTGCGCCGTGGCAACGACCATCGCTTCCTTACTCAGCCAATCACCTGTGAGGAAATGGTGGCTATCAG TGCCCCCAAACCAGCACTTCCAGTGGAGTCCCAGTGTGTGCAGGGGGAGTCAGAGGAGGATGCAGACGAGAGCTGCAGGCTGAGCATGAGCGAGAAACTGGCCCTCTTCAACAACCTGTCTCTACCGGGGAGGCAGGGGGCCGCCCAACCCGACGGGCCCCCAGAGAGGCGAAGGCAGAAGGGGGCTCGGTACCGCACACAGCCCATCACTGTGGAGGAGGTCAACCTG CTCCAGAAAGGCCCCGTACAGCTTCCTGCCTTCTGTTTGTCCCCTCATCTGTCCGACAGACAGCAGGCCTCGTCTGTCAACCTAAAACCCAGTGAGGTTCGTCTCTCTAAGCCAAGACCGGACACAGAGCCTGGTCCCGGCCAGCAGGGCCAGCAGCGCCACGACTCTGAGCCTGGCTTGAGAGGAATCCTAAAGAAGAGCCGCTCCGGAGGCTCGGAGTGGAGCAGGACGGAGGACGGTCAGGCGGATGCACCGTATATCCATGAACAGAACGGTGGAGGTTGTGGAGAAACAGTGATACaggggaggatggagggaacaGAGAGGCAAGAAATTGCTGCAGCGCcacggagagagagatgtgaggcTTCAAGTGCGGAGGGCGTCTCGGTGACCGCCGCTCCCTGGAGGCAGAGGGCTCGAAACAGGAGGGAAACCATCGCCTGTACACCGATCATAGTGTCGACAGAGCAGGACGCTCCTCGGGAGGAGAGGCCCTGTCAGGCCAAGCTACAGGAGCAGCTGGGCTCCTCTGTGGAATACAGCTCAGACACAACTGGGAGAGTCCT GCAACAGGATGAGGAAGGGACTGCGAGGAAGATCAATGAAGAGACCACAGCCACGGGACGTGTTCAGGTTACACTGGTGGACAGCACCTCTAAACTGCAGGAGACaaccagcatcagcagcagtaaG GAAGAGTCAGAAAACCCTCATGCTGAAAGTGTCAACGCTCACTGCTGG ACAAATCTGTCCTTTGAGGCGCAAGAAGTCCCCTCTCCCACCAAGAACCCCGCGCAACCTCAGTGGAGACAGAag GGTAAGGCAGTCGAGGATGGAGCGTTTCAGACGGACAGAGCCGAGGAATATGACGCACAGCAGGAAAGAGAAGAGCGGGAGACTGGACACACGGCCAGTAGAG AGGCAGACACGAATGAGACCTCTGATAACAAGAGAACATGCACTGAAGCTCCCGTGTGTGCATATGAAG AGACCTCCCTTCAGCCTGCGATGGAGTTTGAAG CTCCGCAGAGCTCTCCACTCTCGGTGCCTCCACCTGAGGCGAAGGAGGAGGCGCTTGCGGATGAATCCGGCGCGTTTGATGGAGGTTTCTACAGCGATCAGTCGTCTCCCTCCACCTGCGCCCCCCCACCCTGTGGAGACGGTGCCGCCACAGAGAACGAGCAGGACCTGGCTGTCCTCTGCCAGACCAACACACCAAT actAACTTCAGCAGTAGCAGAGCACAGGCGGTCGGTGCGTCCGTCCCGCAGGACTCAGGGCTCCAGGAACCCTCTGAGGGCCCTCGCTGCCAGAGAGGACATCAGGCAGGACTACATGGGAGAGAGAGTCAACACGTCTGCTGAGGAACAGATCCAAACAGAGAAGA AGTCTAAGAACTCCTCTGTGGCAGATTCACATCCTGTCAGATCAGAGGACGCCGTCTTCTCCTCAGATGCTGCGACTACCAAGTCTTACCCTCCCTTCAGCAGCCTGATGCTCGTTCACATCAAAG GTAGGCGGCATGTGCAGGTGCGTCTGGTGGAGCCCTCAGTGCGGTCGCTCAACAGTGGAGACTGCTTCCTGCTGGTCACTCCAGAGAATTGCATCCTGTGGAGCGGAGAGTTTGCCAGCGAACAAGAGAAAGCCAAG GCCTCGGAGCTGGCATCATTCATCCAGAGCCAGAGAGACCTCGGCTGTCAGGCCTCCCAGGTCGTCCAGCTGGAGGAGGGGCTGAACTCTGACAGCAGCGTGGCCGCAGACTTCTGGAGCCTGTTAGGAGGACGGACACACTACAGAG GAGCTGGTGCACCTGAGGAGGACGAGTTCTTTGAGCGCGGCGTGGTGGAGTCCAACTGTGTGTACAGACTGGTGGAGAACAGACTGGTGCCTCACGAACAAGCCTGGGCCTCCATCCCCACCATCTCTCTGCTGGGCTCCACTGAG gccCTGGTGTTTGATTTCGGCAGTGAGGTGTACCTGTGGCATGGACAAGATGTttccttcagcagcagaaatgttgcTCTGCAGCTGACTCACCAGGTGTGGGTCGGAGCTTATGACTACAGCAACTGTCGAGTCAACCCACTGGATCCCACGCAGTGTAACCCCAGCATTCAGCT GAGGGGAGAGGGTCGTCCCAGCTGGGCGTTGTTCGGCGTCCTCTCGGAGCGCAACGAGACATCTCTGTTCAGAGAGAAGTTTAAGGACTGGACGGGCGGGAgtggagacagggaggaggcTTTACTTAACAAGGAGACACAG TCTGTCCCAGTTCAGGCGTCCCAGTCCATCTCCCCAGCATCAGACCTCCTCAGCCCCTGCGACGCTAAGGCTCTAGTGACGGGCCAGTCGCTAGAAGGAGACGGGTTGGTCCACAGCGTGCTGGGCGGGCTAGATGTCCAGAGAGGTCACGGTGTCATCACGCTGGAGGAAGGGCGTCAGATGGAGCTGAAAACGGTTGCAATTGACACCTGGCACGTCCAGGAGTTTGATGACAGTGAAATTCCTGTGGCGAGCACAGGACAGCTTCATGAGAGAGACTCCTACGTCATCCGCTGGACGTACAGCGTCAGTACTGTTG ATAAGACGAACAGTTCGGAGGATGGTAGCAGTAGTCctggacaaaaagaaaacactgcttTCTTCCTGTGGCGCGGCCGTCATTCCAGCGTCAGTGGACGTGACACTGCGGCTTTCCTGTCCATTGGGATGAACAACCTTGAAGAATCACAG GTGGTTGTACCTCAGGGGAAGGagcctccctgtttcctgcaGCTTTTCCAGGGAGGCCTGGTCATTCATAAGGGCCGGCGAGAGGAGGCCTCCACTAACGCAG TGGAGTGGCGTCTGTTCTGTGTGCAAGGGGAGCTCCCAGAGGAGGGATCTCTGTTAGAGGTGGATTGCTGCTGTGCAGGTCTTCGATCCAGGGGCTCTGTCGTCCTGCTGAACAGCCAGCAGGGGGTGCTGTACCTCTGGACAGGTTGTAAAACCCAGGCCAGCACCAGAGAGGTCAGCAAGAGGGCAGTGGAGTGTCTCACTCAAAT GTGCCCACCAGAGCTGGGTCTCAGCACAGGCAGTCCTGTGAAGGTGGAGGTGGTAGAAGAAGGTTCGGAGCCTGCAGACTTCTGGACAGCACTGGGACAGATGGACAGGAAGGCCTATGACTGCATGCTGCAAG ATCCAGGAAAGTACAACTTCACACCTCGTCTCTTCCATCTGAGCGCCTCCTCTGGGAGCTTCCAGGGCGAAGAGCTGCAGAGTCCAGGCCGGCTGCCGGGGCTCGTGATGGCAATGCCCTTTGTCCAGGAGAGCCTGTACTCTGTACAACAGCCAG CCTTGTTCCTGCTAGACAACCGTCTGGAGGTCTACCTGTGGCAGAGGGGTCAGCCTGAGCAGACTGAGAGCTCAGCTTCGGCCTGGAGCCGCTGGCACAATGAGAGGAGGTGCGCCATGCAGACGGCGCTGCAGTACTGCAAAg AGATGAACCCAAGACGCCCACCTCAGGCGTACCTCATCTTAGAGGGGTCTGAACCTCTCACCTTCACTAATGTCTTCCCCCACTGGGAGAGGAGCCTGGGACCCCACACACAG GGCGACACAGGGAGGGTAAAGCTGACCTTGGTGCAGGACGCCCTGGCCCAGCTCATGAAGACCCAGTACcctctggaggagctgctgcgGAGCCCCTTACCTGAAGGAGTGGACCCCCAGCAGCTGGAGGTCTACCTGTCTGACCAGGACTTCCAG ACTATTTTGGAATTGAAGAGAGATGAATACGCCTCCCTCCCGAGCTGGAAGCAAATTGATCTGAAGAAAAGCAAAGGGTTGCTTTGCTAG